A stretch of the Acanthopagrus latus isolate v.2019 chromosome 9, fAcaLat1.1, whole genome shotgun sequence genome encodes the following:
- the prpf40a gene encoding pre-mRNA-processing factor 40 homolog A isoform X2 has translation MSSSEANNGPSQAPPYPGVPPSGIPPPFMGPPGIPPHFPPIGMPPMGQRPPSMTPMPPGIIPPGIMPPMGAPPMGQMPGMMPPMMPGMMMPPRMPAAAVQPTGPPGVDSTAAAPGTASTTNGSPQEDQPKKKSLWTEHKSLDGKTYYYNTETKQSTWEKPEDLKSPAEQMLGKCPWKEYKSDTGKPYYYNSQTKESRWTKPKELEDLEAMIKAEENGTAEAVAPGTTAAPAVQADITATMATVMEAETATAVSEEHLSQAAVHHTAEVKTADAPVVSSESSIATEAAASVEVVKEERPELQKKTYKWNTKEEAKQAFKELLKEKGVSSNSSWEQAMKMIINDPRYSALPKLSEKKQAFNAYKVQTEKEEKEEARIKYKESKETFQRFLENHEKMTSTTRYKKAEQMFCEQEVWSCVPERDRLEIYEDVLFYLAKKEKEQAKQLRKRNWEALKNILDNMANVTYRTTWSEAQQYLLDNPTFAEDEELQNMDKEDALICFEEHIRALEKEEEEEKQKTLLRERRRQRKNREAFQKFLDELHDHGQLHSMSAWMEMYPTLSSDIRFANMLGQPGKAAGSTPLDLFKFYVEDLKARYHDEKRIIKDILKDKGFLVEVNTSFEDFGSVISSDKRATTLDAGNIKLAFNSLLEKAEAREREREKEEARKMKRKEAAFKNMLKQATPPLEPENTWEGVRERFLKESAFEDVTLESERKRIFKDFMHVLEHECQHHHSKTKKHSKKSKKHHRKRSRSRSGSESEDEEYHKKKKRSQSKSPSERSSSGESERSYKKSKKHKKKGKKRRHKSASPDSDNDKKGRDRDGKREKDLEKDKENDKSRGKSRSDSKQKSPKRKAPKEEGGWDTSGSELSEGELEKRRRTLLEQLDAP, from the exons TCTTCATCGGAGGCAAATAATGGCCCGAGCCAAGCGCCACCTTATCCAGGTGTACCGCCCTCAGGGATACCTCCCCCATTT ATGGGACCACCAGGAATACCGCCTCATTTCCCTCCCATTGGAATGCCCCCTATGGGACAGCGACCGCCCAGCATGACTCCCATGCCTCCTGGTATTATTCCTCCAGGTATAATGCCACCAATGGGTGCACCACCAATGGGACAG ATGCCAGGCATGATGCCACCTATGATGCCAGGGATGATGATGCCCCCTCGCATGCCAGCTGCGGCTGTACAACCAACGGGACCG CCTGGTGTTGACTCCACAG ctgctgcacctgGAACAGCT AGCACCACAAATGGATCTCCACAGGAAGACCAGCCAAAAAAG AAGTCCCTGTGGACAGAACACAAATCACTGGATGGGAAGACCTACTATTACAATACAGAGACAAAGCAGTCCACATGGGAGAAACCAGAGGACCTCAAATCTCCTGCAGAG CAAATGCTGGGTAAATGTCCATGGAAGGAGTACAAGTCAGACACAGGGAAGCCTTATTATTACAACTCTCAGACGAAGGAGTCCAGGTGGACCAAACCCAAAGAGCTGGAGGATCTTGAAG CTATGATCAAAGCAGAGGAAAATGG AACGGCAGAGGCAGTGGCTCCAGgcaccacagcagctccagcagtgcAAGCAGATATTACAGCCACTATGGCAACCGTAATGGAGGCGGAAACTGCAACAGCAGTCTCAGAGGAGCACCTGTCTCAGGCGGCCGTGCATCACACAGCTGAGGTCAAGACTGCAGATGCACCTGTGGTGTCCTCAGAGAGCTCCATCGCCACAGAGGCCGCAGCCAG TGTTGAAGTCGTAAAGGAAGAACGACCAGAACTTCAGAAGAAAACTTACAAGTGGAACACGAAAGAAGAGGCCAAGCAGGCCTTCAAAgagctgctgaaggagaag GGTGTGTCCTCAAACTCCTCTTGGGAACAGGCTATGAAAATGATTATCAATGATCCTCGCTACAG TGCCCTTCCCAAACTGAGTGAGAAGAAACAGGCATTCAATGCGTACAAAGTccaaacagagaaagaagaaaaagaggaggccAGAATTAAATACAAGGAGTCCAAAGAGACCTTTCAGAGGTTCTTGGAGAACCACGAGAAGATGACATCTACCACCAGATACAA GAAAGCAGAACAGATGTTTTGTGAGCAAGAGGTGTGGAGCTGTGtaccagagagagacaggctggAGATCTATGAAGATGTGTTGTTCTACCTGGCTAAGAAAGAGAAG GAGCAAGCCAAGCAGCTTAGGAAGAGGAACTGGGAGGCTCTGAAGAACATTTTGGACAACATGGCCAATGTCACATACCGCACCACCTGGTCTGAGGCTCAGCAGTACCTGCTAGACAATCCTACCTTTGCAGAGGACGAGGAGCTACAAA ATATGGACAAAGAGGACGCTCTCATCTGTTTTGAGGAGCATATCCGGGcgctggagaaggaggaggaggaagagaaacagaagactcttctcagagagaggagacgcCAGCGCAAGAACAGAGAAGCCTTCCAG AAATTTCTGGATGAGCTCCACGACCACGGACAGCTCCACTCCATGTCTGCCTGGATGGAGATGTACCCGACACTGAGCTCAGACATCCGCTTTGCCAACATGCTGGGCCAGCCGGGTAAGGCAGCAG GTTCAACTCCCCTGGATCTCTTCAAATTCTATGTGGAAGACTTGAAGGCTCGTTACCACGATGAAAAGAGGATCATTAAAGATATTCTCAAG GACAAAGGCTTCCTGGTGGAAGTTAACACCAGCTTTGAGGACTTTGGATCAGTCATCAGCTCAGACAAGAGAGCCACCACTCTGGATGCAGGAAACATAAAACTGGCCTTCAACAGT ctACTGGAGAAGGCagaagccagagagagagagcgagagaaggaggaggccaggaagatgaagaggaaagaagCGGCCTTTAAAAACATGCTGAAGCAAGCAACACCACCGCTGGAGCCAGAAAATACATGGGAGGGG GTCAGAGAGAGATTCTTAAAAGAATCAGCCTTTGAAGACGTGACTCtggagtcagagaggaaaaggatATTCAAAGATTTCATGCATGTCTTAGAG CATGAATGCCAGCATCACCACTCCAAGACAAAGAAGCACTCGAAGAAGTCCAAGAAGCATCACAGGAAGCGTTCCCGCTCCCGATCG GGCTCGGAGTCTGAGGATGAGGAATaccacaagaagaaaaagaggtcACAGTCCAAGTCTCCCTCTGAACGCTCGTCTAGTGGAGAATCTG AGAGAAGCTATAAAAAGTCCAAGAAGCACAAGAAGAAGGGCAAGAAGAGACGTCACAAGTCT GCATCGCCAGACTCCGACAATGACAAGAAGGGAAGAGATCGCGATGGGAAGCGTGAAAAAGACCTAGAGAAGGACAAAGAGAACGATAAGTCTCGGGGGAAATCACGCTCGGACTCTAAACAGAAGTCTCCTAAAAGGAAAGCGCCAAAGGAGGAG ggcGGCTGGGATACATCAGGCAGTGAGCTGAGTGAAGGAGAGCtggagaaaaggagaagaacTTTACTGGAACAGCTGGATGCACCTTGA
- the prpf40a gene encoding pre-mRNA-processing factor 40 homolog A isoform X1 — protein MSSSEANNGPSQAPPYPGVPPSGIPPPFMGPPGIPPHFPPIGMPPMGQRPPSMTPMPPGIIPPGIMPPMGAPPMGQVSMMPGMMPPMMPGMMMPPRMPAAAVQPTGPPGVDSTAAAPGTASTTNGSPQEDQPKKKSLWTEHKSLDGKTYYYNTETKQSTWEKPEDLKSPAEQMLGKCPWKEYKSDTGKPYYYNSQTKESRWTKPKELEDLEAMIKAEENGTAEAVAPGTTAAPAVQADITATMATVMEAETATAVSEEHLSQAAVHHTAEVKTADAPVVSSESSIATEAAASVEVVKEERPELQKKTYKWNTKEEAKQAFKELLKEKGVSSNSSWEQAMKMIINDPRYSALPKLSEKKQAFNAYKVQTEKEEKEEARIKYKESKETFQRFLENHEKMTSTTRYKKAEQMFCEQEVWSCVPERDRLEIYEDVLFYLAKKEKEQAKQLRKRNWEALKNILDNMANVTYRTTWSEAQQYLLDNPTFAEDEELQNMDKEDALICFEEHIRALEKEEEEEKQKTLLRERRRQRKNREAFQKFLDELHDHGQLHSMSAWMEMYPTLSSDIRFANMLGQPGKAAGSTPLDLFKFYVEDLKARYHDEKRIIKDILKDKGFLVEVNTSFEDFGSVISSDKRATTLDAGNIKLAFNSLLEKAEAREREREKEEARKMKRKEAAFKNMLKQATPPLEPENTWEGVRERFLKESAFEDVTLESERKRIFKDFMHVLEHECQHHHSKTKKHSKKSKKHHRKRSRSRSGSESEDEEYHKKKKRSQSKSPSERSSSGESERSYKKSKKHKKKGKKRRHKSASPDSDNDKKGRDRDGKREKDLEKDKENDKSRGKSRSDSKQKSPKRKAPKEEGGWDTSGSELSEGELEKRRRTLLEQLDAP, from the exons TCTTCATCGGAGGCAAATAATGGCCCGAGCCAAGCGCCACCTTATCCAGGTGTACCGCCCTCAGGGATACCTCCCCCATTT ATGGGACCACCAGGAATACCGCCTCATTTCCCTCCCATTGGAATGCCCCCTATGGGACAGCGACCGCCCAGCATGACTCCCATGCCTCCTGGTATTATTCCTCCAGGTATAATGCCACCAATGGGTGCACCACCAATGGGACAGGTGAGCATG ATGCCAGGCATGATGCCACCTATGATGCCAGGGATGATGATGCCCCCTCGCATGCCAGCTGCGGCTGTACAACCAACGGGACCG CCTGGTGTTGACTCCACAG ctgctgcacctgGAACAGCT AGCACCACAAATGGATCTCCACAGGAAGACCAGCCAAAAAAG AAGTCCCTGTGGACAGAACACAAATCACTGGATGGGAAGACCTACTATTACAATACAGAGACAAAGCAGTCCACATGGGAGAAACCAGAGGACCTCAAATCTCCTGCAGAG CAAATGCTGGGTAAATGTCCATGGAAGGAGTACAAGTCAGACACAGGGAAGCCTTATTATTACAACTCTCAGACGAAGGAGTCCAGGTGGACCAAACCCAAAGAGCTGGAGGATCTTGAAG CTATGATCAAAGCAGAGGAAAATGG AACGGCAGAGGCAGTGGCTCCAGgcaccacagcagctccagcagtgcAAGCAGATATTACAGCCACTATGGCAACCGTAATGGAGGCGGAAACTGCAACAGCAGTCTCAGAGGAGCACCTGTCTCAGGCGGCCGTGCATCACACAGCTGAGGTCAAGACTGCAGATGCACCTGTGGTGTCCTCAGAGAGCTCCATCGCCACAGAGGCCGCAGCCAG TGTTGAAGTCGTAAAGGAAGAACGACCAGAACTTCAGAAGAAAACTTACAAGTGGAACACGAAAGAAGAGGCCAAGCAGGCCTTCAAAgagctgctgaaggagaag GGTGTGTCCTCAAACTCCTCTTGGGAACAGGCTATGAAAATGATTATCAATGATCCTCGCTACAG TGCCCTTCCCAAACTGAGTGAGAAGAAACAGGCATTCAATGCGTACAAAGTccaaacagagaaagaagaaaaagaggaggccAGAATTAAATACAAGGAGTCCAAAGAGACCTTTCAGAGGTTCTTGGAGAACCACGAGAAGATGACATCTACCACCAGATACAA GAAAGCAGAACAGATGTTTTGTGAGCAAGAGGTGTGGAGCTGTGtaccagagagagacaggctggAGATCTATGAAGATGTGTTGTTCTACCTGGCTAAGAAAGAGAAG GAGCAAGCCAAGCAGCTTAGGAAGAGGAACTGGGAGGCTCTGAAGAACATTTTGGACAACATGGCCAATGTCACATACCGCACCACCTGGTCTGAGGCTCAGCAGTACCTGCTAGACAATCCTACCTTTGCAGAGGACGAGGAGCTACAAA ATATGGACAAAGAGGACGCTCTCATCTGTTTTGAGGAGCATATCCGGGcgctggagaaggaggaggaggaagagaaacagaagactcttctcagagagaggagacgcCAGCGCAAGAACAGAGAAGCCTTCCAG AAATTTCTGGATGAGCTCCACGACCACGGACAGCTCCACTCCATGTCTGCCTGGATGGAGATGTACCCGACACTGAGCTCAGACATCCGCTTTGCCAACATGCTGGGCCAGCCGGGTAAGGCAGCAG GTTCAACTCCCCTGGATCTCTTCAAATTCTATGTGGAAGACTTGAAGGCTCGTTACCACGATGAAAAGAGGATCATTAAAGATATTCTCAAG GACAAAGGCTTCCTGGTGGAAGTTAACACCAGCTTTGAGGACTTTGGATCAGTCATCAGCTCAGACAAGAGAGCCACCACTCTGGATGCAGGAAACATAAAACTGGCCTTCAACAGT ctACTGGAGAAGGCagaagccagagagagagagcgagagaaggaggaggccaggaagatgaagaggaaagaagCGGCCTTTAAAAACATGCTGAAGCAAGCAACACCACCGCTGGAGCCAGAAAATACATGGGAGGGG GTCAGAGAGAGATTCTTAAAAGAATCAGCCTTTGAAGACGTGACTCtggagtcagagaggaaaaggatATTCAAAGATTTCATGCATGTCTTAGAG CATGAATGCCAGCATCACCACTCCAAGACAAAGAAGCACTCGAAGAAGTCCAAGAAGCATCACAGGAAGCGTTCCCGCTCCCGATCG GGCTCGGAGTCTGAGGATGAGGAATaccacaagaagaaaaagaggtcACAGTCCAAGTCTCCCTCTGAACGCTCGTCTAGTGGAGAATCTG AGAGAAGCTATAAAAAGTCCAAGAAGCACAAGAAGAAGGGCAAGAAGAGACGTCACAAGTCT GCATCGCCAGACTCCGACAATGACAAGAAGGGAAGAGATCGCGATGGGAAGCGTGAAAAAGACCTAGAGAAGGACAAAGAGAACGATAAGTCTCGGGGGAAATCACGCTCGGACTCTAAACAGAAGTCTCCTAAAAGGAAAGCGCCAAAGGAGGAG ggcGGCTGGGATACATCAGGCAGTGAGCTGAGTGAAGGAGAGCtggagaaaaggagaagaacTTTACTGGAACAGCTGGATGCACCTTGA
- the prpf40a gene encoding pre-mRNA-processing factor 40 homolog A isoform X3 → MSSSEANNGPSQAPPYPGVPPSGIPPPFMGPPGIPPHFPPIGMPPMGQRPPSMTPMPPGIIPPGIMPPMGAPPMGQVSMMPGMMPPMMPGMMMPPRMPAAAVQPTGPPGVDSTAAAPGTASTTNGSPQEDQPKKKSLWTEHKSLDGKTYYYNTETKQSTWEKPEDLKSPAEQMLGKCPWKEYKSDTGKPYYYNSQTKESRWTKPKELEDLEAMIKAEENGTAEAVAPGTTAAPAVQADITATMATVMEAETATAVSEEHLSQAAVHHTAEVKTADAPVVSSESSIATEAAASVEVVKEERPELQKKTYKWNTKEEAKQAFKELLKEKGVSSNSSWEQAMKMIINDPRYSALPKLSEKKQAFNAYKVQTEKEEKEEARIKYKESKETFQRFLENHEKMTSTTRYKKAEQMFCEQEVWSCVPERDRLEIYEDVLFYLAKKEKEQAKQLRKRNWEALKNILDNMANVTYRTTWSEAQQYLLDNPTFAEDEELQNMDKEDALICFEEHIRALEKEEEEEKQKTLLRERRRQRKNREAFQKFLDELHDHGQLHSMSAWMEMYPTLSSDIRFANMLGQPGSTPLDLFKFYVEDLKARYHDEKRIIKDILKDKGFLVEVNTSFEDFGSVISSDKRATTLDAGNIKLAFNSLLEKAEAREREREKEEARKMKRKEAAFKNMLKQATPPLEPENTWEGVRERFLKESAFEDVTLESERKRIFKDFMHVLEHECQHHHSKTKKHSKKSKKHHRKRSRSRSGSESEDEEYHKKKKRSQSKSPSERSSSGESERSYKKSKKHKKKGKKRRHKSASPDSDNDKKGRDRDGKREKDLEKDKENDKSRGKSRSDSKQKSPKRKAPKEEGGWDTSGSELSEGELEKRRRTLLEQLDAP, encoded by the exons TCTTCATCGGAGGCAAATAATGGCCCGAGCCAAGCGCCACCTTATCCAGGTGTACCGCCCTCAGGGATACCTCCCCCATTT ATGGGACCACCAGGAATACCGCCTCATTTCCCTCCCATTGGAATGCCCCCTATGGGACAGCGACCGCCCAGCATGACTCCCATGCCTCCTGGTATTATTCCTCCAGGTATAATGCCACCAATGGGTGCACCACCAATGGGACAGGTGAGCATG ATGCCAGGCATGATGCCACCTATGATGCCAGGGATGATGATGCCCCCTCGCATGCCAGCTGCGGCTGTACAACCAACGGGACCG CCTGGTGTTGACTCCACAG ctgctgcacctgGAACAGCT AGCACCACAAATGGATCTCCACAGGAAGACCAGCCAAAAAAG AAGTCCCTGTGGACAGAACACAAATCACTGGATGGGAAGACCTACTATTACAATACAGAGACAAAGCAGTCCACATGGGAGAAACCAGAGGACCTCAAATCTCCTGCAGAG CAAATGCTGGGTAAATGTCCATGGAAGGAGTACAAGTCAGACACAGGGAAGCCTTATTATTACAACTCTCAGACGAAGGAGTCCAGGTGGACCAAACCCAAAGAGCTGGAGGATCTTGAAG CTATGATCAAAGCAGAGGAAAATGG AACGGCAGAGGCAGTGGCTCCAGgcaccacagcagctccagcagtgcAAGCAGATATTACAGCCACTATGGCAACCGTAATGGAGGCGGAAACTGCAACAGCAGTCTCAGAGGAGCACCTGTCTCAGGCGGCCGTGCATCACACAGCTGAGGTCAAGACTGCAGATGCACCTGTGGTGTCCTCAGAGAGCTCCATCGCCACAGAGGCCGCAGCCAG TGTTGAAGTCGTAAAGGAAGAACGACCAGAACTTCAGAAGAAAACTTACAAGTGGAACACGAAAGAAGAGGCCAAGCAGGCCTTCAAAgagctgctgaaggagaag GGTGTGTCCTCAAACTCCTCTTGGGAACAGGCTATGAAAATGATTATCAATGATCCTCGCTACAG TGCCCTTCCCAAACTGAGTGAGAAGAAACAGGCATTCAATGCGTACAAAGTccaaacagagaaagaagaaaaagaggaggccAGAATTAAATACAAGGAGTCCAAAGAGACCTTTCAGAGGTTCTTGGAGAACCACGAGAAGATGACATCTACCACCAGATACAA GAAAGCAGAACAGATGTTTTGTGAGCAAGAGGTGTGGAGCTGTGtaccagagagagacaggctggAGATCTATGAAGATGTGTTGTTCTACCTGGCTAAGAAAGAGAAG GAGCAAGCCAAGCAGCTTAGGAAGAGGAACTGGGAGGCTCTGAAGAACATTTTGGACAACATGGCCAATGTCACATACCGCACCACCTGGTCTGAGGCTCAGCAGTACCTGCTAGACAATCCTACCTTTGCAGAGGACGAGGAGCTACAAA ATATGGACAAAGAGGACGCTCTCATCTGTTTTGAGGAGCATATCCGGGcgctggagaaggaggaggaggaagagaaacagaagactcttctcagagagaggagacgcCAGCGCAAGAACAGAGAAGCCTTCCAG AAATTTCTGGATGAGCTCCACGACCACGGACAGCTCCACTCCATGTCTGCCTGGATGGAGATGTACCCGACACTGAGCTCAGACATCCGCTTTGCCAACATGCTGGGCCAGCCGG GTTCAACTCCCCTGGATCTCTTCAAATTCTATGTGGAAGACTTGAAGGCTCGTTACCACGATGAAAAGAGGATCATTAAAGATATTCTCAAG GACAAAGGCTTCCTGGTGGAAGTTAACACCAGCTTTGAGGACTTTGGATCAGTCATCAGCTCAGACAAGAGAGCCACCACTCTGGATGCAGGAAACATAAAACTGGCCTTCAACAGT ctACTGGAGAAGGCagaagccagagagagagagcgagagaaggaggaggccaggaagatgaagaggaaagaagCGGCCTTTAAAAACATGCTGAAGCAAGCAACACCACCGCTGGAGCCAGAAAATACATGGGAGGGG GTCAGAGAGAGATTCTTAAAAGAATCAGCCTTTGAAGACGTGACTCtggagtcagagaggaaaaggatATTCAAAGATTTCATGCATGTCTTAGAG CATGAATGCCAGCATCACCACTCCAAGACAAAGAAGCACTCGAAGAAGTCCAAGAAGCATCACAGGAAGCGTTCCCGCTCCCGATCG GGCTCGGAGTCTGAGGATGAGGAATaccacaagaagaaaaagaggtcACAGTCCAAGTCTCCCTCTGAACGCTCGTCTAGTGGAGAATCTG AGAGAAGCTATAAAAAGTCCAAGAAGCACAAGAAGAAGGGCAAGAAGAGACGTCACAAGTCT GCATCGCCAGACTCCGACAATGACAAGAAGGGAAGAGATCGCGATGGGAAGCGTGAAAAAGACCTAGAGAAGGACAAAGAGAACGATAAGTCTCGGGGGAAATCACGCTCGGACTCTAAACAGAAGTCTCCTAAAAGGAAAGCGCCAAAGGAGGAG ggcGGCTGGGATACATCAGGCAGTGAGCTGAGTGAAGGAGAGCtggagaaaaggagaagaacTTTACTGGAACAGCTGGATGCACCTTGA
- the prpf40a gene encoding pre-mRNA-processing factor 40 homolog A isoform X4, translating into MSSSEANNGPSQAPPYPGVPPSGIPPPFMGPPGIPPHFPPIGMPPMGQRPPSMTPMPPGIIPPGIMPPMGAPPMGQMPGMMPPMMPGMMMPPRMPAAAVQPTGPPGVDSTAAAPGTASTTNGSPQEDQPKKKSLWTEHKSLDGKTYYYNTETKQSTWEKPEDLKSPAEQMLGKCPWKEYKSDTGKPYYYNSQTKESRWTKPKELEDLEAMIKAEENGTAEAVAPGTTAAPAVQADITATMATVMEAETATAVSEEHLSQAAVHHTAEVKTADAPVVSSESSIATEAAASVEVVKEERPELQKKTYKWNTKEEAKQAFKELLKEKGVSSNSSWEQAMKMIINDPRYSALPKLSEKKQAFNAYKVQTEKEEKEEARIKYKESKETFQRFLENHEKMTSTTRYKKAEQMFCEQEVWSCVPERDRLEIYEDVLFYLAKKEKEQAKQLRKRNWEALKNILDNMANVTYRTTWSEAQQYLLDNPTFAEDEELQNMDKEDALICFEEHIRALEKEEEEEKQKTLLRERRRQRKNREAFQKFLDELHDHGQLHSMSAWMEMYPTLSSDIRFANMLGQPGSTPLDLFKFYVEDLKARYHDEKRIIKDILKDKGFLVEVNTSFEDFGSVISSDKRATTLDAGNIKLAFNSLLEKAEAREREREKEEARKMKRKEAAFKNMLKQATPPLEPENTWEGVRERFLKESAFEDVTLESERKRIFKDFMHVLEHECQHHHSKTKKHSKKSKKHHRKRSRSRSGSESEDEEYHKKKKRSQSKSPSERSSSGESERSYKKSKKHKKKGKKRRHKSASPDSDNDKKGRDRDGKREKDLEKDKENDKSRGKSRSDSKQKSPKRKAPKEEGGWDTSGSELSEGELEKRRRTLLEQLDAP; encoded by the exons TCTTCATCGGAGGCAAATAATGGCCCGAGCCAAGCGCCACCTTATCCAGGTGTACCGCCCTCAGGGATACCTCCCCCATTT ATGGGACCACCAGGAATACCGCCTCATTTCCCTCCCATTGGAATGCCCCCTATGGGACAGCGACCGCCCAGCATGACTCCCATGCCTCCTGGTATTATTCCTCCAGGTATAATGCCACCAATGGGTGCACCACCAATGGGACAG ATGCCAGGCATGATGCCACCTATGATGCCAGGGATGATGATGCCCCCTCGCATGCCAGCTGCGGCTGTACAACCAACGGGACCG CCTGGTGTTGACTCCACAG ctgctgcacctgGAACAGCT AGCACCACAAATGGATCTCCACAGGAAGACCAGCCAAAAAAG AAGTCCCTGTGGACAGAACACAAATCACTGGATGGGAAGACCTACTATTACAATACAGAGACAAAGCAGTCCACATGGGAGAAACCAGAGGACCTCAAATCTCCTGCAGAG CAAATGCTGGGTAAATGTCCATGGAAGGAGTACAAGTCAGACACAGGGAAGCCTTATTATTACAACTCTCAGACGAAGGAGTCCAGGTGGACCAAACCCAAAGAGCTGGAGGATCTTGAAG CTATGATCAAAGCAGAGGAAAATGG AACGGCAGAGGCAGTGGCTCCAGgcaccacagcagctccagcagtgcAAGCAGATATTACAGCCACTATGGCAACCGTAATGGAGGCGGAAACTGCAACAGCAGTCTCAGAGGAGCACCTGTCTCAGGCGGCCGTGCATCACACAGCTGAGGTCAAGACTGCAGATGCACCTGTGGTGTCCTCAGAGAGCTCCATCGCCACAGAGGCCGCAGCCAG TGTTGAAGTCGTAAAGGAAGAACGACCAGAACTTCAGAAGAAAACTTACAAGTGGAACACGAAAGAAGAGGCCAAGCAGGCCTTCAAAgagctgctgaaggagaag GGTGTGTCCTCAAACTCCTCTTGGGAACAGGCTATGAAAATGATTATCAATGATCCTCGCTACAG TGCCCTTCCCAAACTGAGTGAGAAGAAACAGGCATTCAATGCGTACAAAGTccaaacagagaaagaagaaaaagaggaggccAGAATTAAATACAAGGAGTCCAAAGAGACCTTTCAGAGGTTCTTGGAGAACCACGAGAAGATGACATCTACCACCAGATACAA GAAAGCAGAACAGATGTTTTGTGAGCAAGAGGTGTGGAGCTGTGtaccagagagagacaggctggAGATCTATGAAGATGTGTTGTTCTACCTGGCTAAGAAAGAGAAG GAGCAAGCCAAGCAGCTTAGGAAGAGGAACTGGGAGGCTCTGAAGAACATTTTGGACAACATGGCCAATGTCACATACCGCACCACCTGGTCTGAGGCTCAGCAGTACCTGCTAGACAATCCTACCTTTGCAGAGGACGAGGAGCTACAAA ATATGGACAAAGAGGACGCTCTCATCTGTTTTGAGGAGCATATCCGGGcgctggagaaggaggaggaggaagagaaacagaagactcttctcagagagaggagacgcCAGCGCAAGAACAGAGAAGCCTTCCAG AAATTTCTGGATGAGCTCCACGACCACGGACAGCTCCACTCCATGTCTGCCTGGATGGAGATGTACCCGACACTGAGCTCAGACATCCGCTTTGCCAACATGCTGGGCCAGCCGG GTTCAACTCCCCTGGATCTCTTCAAATTCTATGTGGAAGACTTGAAGGCTCGTTACCACGATGAAAAGAGGATCATTAAAGATATTCTCAAG GACAAAGGCTTCCTGGTGGAAGTTAACACCAGCTTTGAGGACTTTGGATCAGTCATCAGCTCAGACAAGAGAGCCACCACTCTGGATGCAGGAAACATAAAACTGGCCTTCAACAGT ctACTGGAGAAGGCagaagccagagagagagagcgagagaaggaggaggccaggaagatgaagaggaaagaagCGGCCTTTAAAAACATGCTGAAGCAAGCAACACCACCGCTGGAGCCAGAAAATACATGGGAGGGG GTCAGAGAGAGATTCTTAAAAGAATCAGCCTTTGAAGACGTGACTCtggagtcagagaggaaaaggatATTCAAAGATTTCATGCATGTCTTAGAG CATGAATGCCAGCATCACCACTCCAAGACAAAGAAGCACTCGAAGAAGTCCAAGAAGCATCACAGGAAGCGTTCCCGCTCCCGATCG GGCTCGGAGTCTGAGGATGAGGAATaccacaagaagaaaaagaggtcACAGTCCAAGTCTCCCTCTGAACGCTCGTCTAGTGGAGAATCTG AGAGAAGCTATAAAAAGTCCAAGAAGCACAAGAAGAAGGGCAAGAAGAGACGTCACAAGTCT GCATCGCCAGACTCCGACAATGACAAGAAGGGAAGAGATCGCGATGGGAAGCGTGAAAAAGACCTAGAGAAGGACAAAGAGAACGATAAGTCTCGGGGGAAATCACGCTCGGACTCTAAACAGAAGTCTCCTAAAAGGAAAGCGCCAAAGGAGGAG ggcGGCTGGGATACATCAGGCAGTGAGCTGAGTGAAGGAGAGCtggagaaaaggagaagaacTTTACTGGAACAGCTGGATGCACCTTGA